The Bradyrhizobium sp. WBAH42 genome includes a window with the following:
- a CDS encoding SRPBCC family protein yields the protein MNTRVSAAPVKHSIVVEAPIERAFKVFTEDFGSFKPREHTLLAVPIAETVFEPHVGGSIYDRGIDGSECRWARVLAFEPPNRVLLSWDISPRWQIETDPAKTSEWEVRFIAETPSRTRLELEHRHLDRHGEGWEGVRSGVDSDQGWPLYLRQFAELIAGKG from the coding sequence ATGAACACACGTGTATCGGCTGCGCCCGTAAAACATTCCATCGTCGTCGAGGCGCCGATCGAGCGCGCGTTCAAGGTCTTCACCGAAGACTTCGGCAGCTTCAAGCCGCGCGAGCACACTCTACTCGCCGTTCCCATTGCGGAGACTGTATTCGAGCCTCACGTGGGCGGAAGCATCTATGATCGGGGGATCGACGGCAGCGAATGCCGCTGGGCACGCGTGTTGGCGTTTGAACCACCCAACCGAGTCCTCTTGAGCTGGGACATCAGCCCGCGCTGGCAAATCGAAACAGATCCCGCCAAGACGAGTGAATGGGAGGTCCGGTTCATTGCGGAGACACCAAGTCGGACCCGCTTGGAGCTGGAGCACCGTCACCTCGATCGGCATGGCGAGGGCTGGGAAGGCGTCCGCAGCGGCGTTGACAGTGATCAGGGTTGGCCGCTCTATCTGCGGCAGTTTGCCGAGCTGATTGCCGGCAAGGGTTGA